gaatttgagttttggtgattgaattgctaggtgaaatgttgatcctaagtgaatattgaactcctaaaactgtggtaaacaatcctagtgagttcaacatacataggaaggttgaaagtaatcCCAAgacaatcaatataccatgcttaaaaaaaatcgctggtgttggcagcttggacatacaaacttgtaaaaattactgagaattggttacttcgaattttgagctgaaatttttactgaattttctagacatctgaaaaaaagttatacaaaaagaaccaagtgatttggataaaagaaaataatactaaaaatcacacaagttggcagaaaaatcaatatccaggaaaaaaaaaggtgaaagggaagtgtgcttgttcttttggctcaaaatttattctataattggtgcctatgttataacaatcttagttctgaaatttcaattgaaaattactgtgaaaacaagtgtcaaagctagaggtttgttgagtcttttttttttttatagtttttttactctactctagagccattctaagtttctctttgagtcctagcttgcttctatgtccttttcattgctttaattgttgagtaatccttgaaaaattgtctagttaaaactccattggtttagctttcatttcatttttttggtctttggttattgcttgtctctttgtttccttgtttgtgggttgccatatagggaattggaaggaggattggtgccatcccttgaagaatttgagtcaagaagaaaggggctaaccaccttaagagctattggactaagaagcactccaaattgagtgaatcaccaaagagagaacaaccaccaaaattgaggaccattttgtaattttgtaatttgcaatttacttaccttcattgctttcaagttttgtaacaaaaaggcctttcattggaagtgtgttgggagcctccaataggttaccaaacttccatttgtgtgtaataattttagacaatttttccttaggatagtgagtgttttgttgggaaccttgaatgtggtcatccaaacactcttaggattcacctagtttacatttcttgcttactttcatagcttatttcctttaccttccattgtcaaaccgcctagatagctttccttttaccaattagtttttttctttatctttcacacctcttttagtgtttattttggctagtttcaaccatagtttcttttatcttttgttttcaaacctccaacaagaaagaaccacaacttaggaaccaacatgagtcatcattcatctagtgttaatggcgagggtactagtcataaagaccctttatctagaatcttagatgagttgagttccctcaagttatggaaagaaaaacaagagagaaaagaaaaaggaaaaaaaagagtggaagaaataagtcaagatgaaagaaagaaaataagagaggaagaaagaagaaaaataatgaaagaaatgaaaagagaaaaacatgcctcctatagtagtcataactcttgcaagagcctaagtgaagaacttcgtgactattacgaaggaaggcataggtcacatcttagacctcactcccataaaagagaaaagaaaagaaagcctcaagaggctaacattaacctcccatacttccatgggaaggacaatgtagaggctaacttaatttgggaaataagggtagagcaacaatttaaaaagaagtctacatcaaaatcttatgactctcactcttatccaaagaaagaccaaggttgaggcatcttaggggtgacacattctaagcccaaagatgataaggggaagacaatagaaaagcaagcccctaaggctagtatgcaagagaaaactagctctataaagtgctttaaatatcttggaagaggacacattacttctcaatgccccaccacaaaaaccatgattatgaggggccaagacatttatagtagccaagatgaggctactacttcaccttcctctagtgaaagtgaagaagcaaaaggggaataatctagtgaagaaatctacccccaagaagaaggacaaccattagtggttaaagagaagtgtaaggaggtaagtgtctcctccaagagtttagctaagaagaaaactcattttacaataaagacaaacattaaagaaactttccctcttagacaacctccacattttctcttttgtaaaaagacacttgctagcattgccacacctcttgggcttgagtttattcctcaagtaaagaagttgttggatgagggtttggttcgcaagagcttaaatccttgtgctttgttggtgcccaaaataggtattattaggcaccaagtccctaaaataggtggtatgatgaatgttttgagtggtgcaaccctcttttgtaaaatcattcgtacacctaacatcttcatggtgtgtgtacatagggacccattaggtaggtttgttcttatttttagtttcaatacaaacttaggtactcatatgggacaccttaggtttgtcatactttttggtaggaataatcaatatgaaaatacagaaaaaagtatattttattgtgttacttttcttaatttttcaaatagtgatcaagaggttcccatgaaccctaagagaataaaggtcattcttgagtggcccactccaccaagtataagaaaaatttggggctttcatgacttaacaaacttttacaaaaggtttgtcccatatttttctatacttgtagcactactcattgagttggtgaggaaccatgttccttcatgtgaagatgcccaggaaatgggttttcagaccttaccttacttcaacataccaaacactactaatacatatgtttttgttctttttacaggtgtcgagggaaggagcccggagtatgaagaaccttaggatttgaggtcaaatcctttccaaggtggagggaatgatgcaatcctatctcacaagggcattggatagaagactccaagtagattgtggcagagatccaagggaagaccctagggttctcatgagccttagggtagattttgagcccatgggctaagtatgagctcgcttatctttgtaaatattagaataggtttttccttcatttgggccttgtattttggccattctagtagcatagggttttagccttgtatttcgaggcattttgagtagtctttgtagtagggatttttttttgtattttcatgtattttttcatgggggtgagcttagctattagagaggtatgtgtagctaagctctagcttttttaagaatcttcttaaggaagcttctcaaggaggtgagtttagttatgagaggggtgtatgtaactaagctctagcttctcaaggaaattttctcaaagaagtttctcaaggaagttttctcaagaaagctacctagtctataaatagaagcatgtgtaataCTTGTTGTaagtttgatgaatgagagtcttgtgagacacaattcaaagttcaacttctctcccttttttttcttcaattttgtgctccccctctctctttctccccctctttcttttcctccattgaagcatcctctccaagcttcttatccaaggctcatcttggtggtgaagctccttcttccatggcttattccttagtggatgacgcctcctctcacctcttctcctttgtctttcgctgcatctccatggtgaaaaatcaccattaaaggacttcattgaagctcaaagatccaacctccatagaagtcccacaagcaagcttccatcacccaTCATTTGAGAAGGCCTTATACCAACTTTTCTAAATGTATCAATTTCTAGAATATCTGTAGCACTCAACTTCTTATGCGCTGCTAACACCACACAATAAGCTTAGACCAAATGCTAACGACTATGTAGATCTGTAAATTTAGTTACACACAAACGACTATTGGGAAAAATATGAACATGAAACCTGGCTTTACAATCACACCTAATTTCCTTTCTTGGTTCATGGTTTTGTGTTTAAGTTGTTAGCCCCCTCTCTTCTCTATGACCTTTTCTAGAACAAACAAAAGTTAGTTGCATTCTTTCACCGTTACCACTTTTAAGCACTTTGCTTTGCGTACAACAAAACCATTGTGTAACTGTAAGTCTACTCTAGATCAACAATTGTAACTATAAGTCAACTCTAGATCAACAAATCCATACCTTCCAACCTTATTGCtgcttatatttttcatatcaaagttgACTATATCCAGCAGCCATTTATTATAATTGGTTCACCTTTAGGAGCTGCAACATCTTTGCTTACATCACTACCCTCATTTGCATCATCTTCACTTACATCATTTTCAGTTTCAACAACATCGTTGATACCATCATCAATACCCATGTTCTCCTTAACATCATAAAAGCCAAACTGATCTTCACCATTAAAACCATCACCAAGTCCCACCTGAGACATAAAAAAAGCACCTTCATGTGACCATTATAATTAAACTATTATTACCTAttgggatgaaaaaaaaatcaataaaatcattcaaaatgatATATATCAGCCTTACATTGGATGCTGGTTCTCTTATACCATTTAGAATTAACTCTTCTTGCAATGCATTAGTGTTCTTCATAACTGCAtaacacaaaatataataaaaaaacaaaaacaacaaactcATAAAATGTcgacaaaataaagaaaaactatGAAAACTACTACAAGTTCTGCAAAATAGACAACACCAATGTTAAACTAACTCTACCATCCAACACATAATGATGATTTACAATTTCTGTAAAACCTACATTTCACACATTCCATTTTTTTCCCCAAAACGAGAATTAACACAATCATCACAACAATTTAATaacccaaacaaaaaaaatgaaccaCCAAAATCTATCATACTATCACGCATATAACAGAGAAAGAAGTAAGAATGACTGAAAAATCTCCCTACCCTTCAAAATTTATCAGACTATGATGCATACTATCTATTACTTTCACTAACTGTTTTGTTACATAaggattaaaagtaaattaacactttataaaataatattttcagaaaaacaataaaaaatgttattaaacatACCTATGATAACAAGTTATTTCTCATGGTCCAATCTGGGCCACTTCAACAAAGGGTCTGCCGTAACAATATACTAGTattaatttaaatgtatttatttatgaaaataaactttaaatatGTGAAACAAACAGACTCTTTTAATATGCTTCTTTTCTCCTTATTAATCCACGTTAAATCCGTTGTGAGTAGATTGGGAAGTTCAATTCCGCTTCACCAAACCCTGAAAGCCCTTAAACCCCAACCCAAATCTCCATCAACAACAGCAAGAGTTCCATGGTCGTTGAATCCCAACAATGAAAGCTCTGAGAACCCTAAGAAGAACCCTCTATTCCCCAACACCCGCAACCGTTTTTCGCGCCTTCTTCTCCGCACAACCACAGCCGCACCACGATGACCCCACCGACTCCTCCGTCTTCGATAGTTCCCACTACGCCCTTGAGGCCGAGCCCACGCTCAAGCCCGAGCCAAAGCCCACGTGGGACGAGAAGTACCGGGCCAGGGCGGACCGGGTGGTGTTCGGGGAAGAGGGCCCCAAGGGGAAGCTGCGggtgaaggaggaggaggatgagAGGCGGAGAAGGGCCCTCGCGAAGGCCCTTCTCGAAGCTGCGATGGACGAGGGCGAAGACGAAGAGGAGGAAGGGAAAGGAGCGGGCTTGGTGAAGGAGGACGACCAGAAGTCGCTGTCCGTGGGAATCATTGGCGCCCCCAATGCTGGCAAGTCTGCGCTGACTAATTACATGGTTCGTTCCAACTAATCATTATCGTTCACAATTTCTCAAGTTAGTTGAGTTAGTATGCTTATTAGTTTTAGTGTTGTGAATCGTGATTCAATGTTTTAGACTGTTGTTACGTTTCCAGCTTCACGGTGATCctatatattacaaaaaaaattttagACTGATATGAAAAATTGGGGACAAATGCGGCTTATGCGGCCACACTTTCGGGTTGTGGAGACCTTAAAAATCTTAACATTGTGGCCAGAATTGTGGTTGCCGACtgctttttatgaaaaattgtgGACAAATGCAACTCATATAGCCAGACTTTTCTGTTTTGGAGACCACCAAAAAACCTTAACATTTCAGCCGATATTGCAGTTGCTGACTGATTTTTATGGAAATTGTGGATAAATGCAGCTTGTGTTGCCACAGTTTCAGTCGTGGAGAAACCTTGACGTTCTTGCTGAATTTGCTGTTGCTGactgttttttaaaaccttgtgtGATTTGATTATATTCTCTGCAATTCCTGTTTGCAAAGATGATACATGactaaattaatgttttagGGTGATTGTTATCGTTTGGATGAGTTAGTTGTGATAAATACTTTGTTaatcaaatttgaattgatGCTGAATTTATTTAGAAGTAGTTGATATGTTCCTGTATTTGTGCAGAATTTTGCTTCTAGTATCCTTCATGGTCAGTGATCTTATTGAGTGATttttcaatatgatgtatgcttttttttttatttgtcatagGTTGGGACGAAGGTGGCAGCAGTTTCTCGGAAGACGAATACTACAACTCATGAAGTTGTGGGAGTGTTAACTAAAGGAGACACCCAAATTGTGAGTGACTCAGCTGCTTGTTTTACTTCATGTGTGTAAAAGTGAACACTGACAGTACATGTAGCTTGTTGCATTAGAGCTAGAAGTTTATGCTATTATGGATTTAGAATATAATACTTGCAATGAATGAGTATAAGTTTGTTTGTGGATATATGGTTTTCTCATTTGAGGCCAAAATGTGgatatattttgatataatttgaaATGCTTGATTATATGgatatattttgatataattctGAAGACAAGATTTTTAAGACAATCTGGCAGCTGCACATTCCACCTCGGGCACTCATTTTTTGTTGGAGACTTCTTAAGAATCGACTCCCTACCAAGGTCAACCTCTTAAGAAGAAATGTCATCACTCAGGAAGCCTCTTGCCCCTTATGTGATTGTCTGCAGGAAGATGTGggccatttgttctttaatTGTAAAAAGACAAATGGCTTGTGGTGGGAATCTTTGAGCTGGGTCCGGGTAGTAGGTCCACTTTCCTTTAATCCTGTTCAACACTTCTATCAATTCTGTGATGGGTTTGGGACAAATGTGAACTATAGTACAAGGTGTGGGTGGTGGATTGCCTTAACCAGTTCTATATGGCAGCATAGGAATCAGCTGGTTTTCCAAGGAAAACCTTTTGATCCTTGGAAAGTCATGGACCATGGTATCTTTCTAGCTTGGTCTTGGTTAAAGGCTAAGGATAAAGATTTTAGTACTAGTTTCAATCATTGGTCCTCTAATATATCCAGTTTCGTTGATTAGTGGGGCTGGATCTGGTTGTTCTCTGACTGTTTTGCTGTTTTTGGAGGGTAGCACCTTGGTGCTTTGTATTCTCTTTTTCTGGTACCACTGGTACTCGTTctcttattaataatatatatattttcagccttccaaaacaaaaatatggaTTTCAGCCTGAGAATGATatacttataaaattatgtttgagcTGGTAAAATATTCAAGTAGTAATAGTAATAGGCCATCTGGTCCATTTCTATTACTATTGGTATATCAGTATACGTATGATCAATTTTAATGAACCTTGATATTCTTTAGGTGATTCATTctgaaaattgaagaaaaaatctcattgtaaaatgagaaaattttgCTAATGCATTTTTCACCTCTAGCAGGTAGGATATCTTTTCAAATCTACTGCTAGTTATATACCCTTCTTATATACATTATATTGGCACTTGTGAAATGTAATCCTGATGATCGCTGGAGGcaagtaaataatttaattagaaaaagctCCCCCTGCACCCCTCTTTTAATGCTTAATATTAACATAGGAGCTTCTGTTGTATGTTTCTCAACAACAATGTTATCAATGGCAGATGGCAGAAGGCAG
This region of Glycine max cultivar Williams 82 chromosome 7, Glycine_max_v4.0, whole genome shotgun sequence genomic DNA includes:
- the LOC100815085 gene encoding GTP-binding protein ERG isoform X2, translated to MKALRTLRRTLYSPTPATVFRAFFSAQPQPHHDDPTDSSVFDSSHYALEAEPTLKPEPKPTWDEKYRARADRVVFGEEGPKGKLRVKEEEDERRRRALAKALLEAAMDEGEDEEEEGKGAGLVKEDDQKSLSVGIIGAPNAGKSALTNYMVGTKVAAVSRKTNTTTHEVVGVLTKGDTQITIWQLHIPPRALIFCWRLLKNRLPTKVNLLRRNVITQEASCPLCDCLQEDVGHLFFNCKKTNGLWWESLSWVRVVGPLSFNPVQHFYQFCDGFGTNVNYSTRCGWWIALTSSIWQHRNQLVFQGKPFDPWKVMDHGIFLAWSWLKAKDKDFSTSFNHWSSNISSFVD